The Leptospira andrefontaineae genomic sequence AAGAAGCAGGAAAAATTGCTTCTGAAGTATTAAAAAAAGGGAATACGATCCTTTTTTGCGGAAATGGTGGTTCTTCTTGTGACGCATCTCATATTGCTGCAGAACTTGTGGTCCGTTACAAATCGGGAAATGAAAGAAGAGCTCTTCCTGCACTGGCATTAAATGCCGACTCAGCAGTTCTAACTGCATGCTCGAACGATTATGGATATGAATTTGTGTTTTCTCGTCAGGTGGAAGCTTTTGGAAAACCTGGAGATCTACTCGTTGGACTTTCAACCAGCGGGAATTCTAAAAACGTGATCGCAGCAATGGAAGCGGCCAAAAAGATCGGGATGAAAACGATCTCTTTCTTAGGTGGAGACGGTGGAAAAATGAAAGGAATGGCGGATCTAGATCTGATTATTCCTAGAAAAGAGACTGCTCGAATCCAAGAGTCCCATATTCTGATCGGTCATATTCTTTGTTCTATCGTGGAATACGAACTCTTTCAGTTGGGATAAAACTTGGAGAGAGATTCCTCAGA encodes the following:
- the gmhA gene encoding D-sedoheptulose 7-phosphate isomerase → MNLTEIASKQIQDSIETKKAVLDTLLTEIEEAGKIASEVLKKGNTILFCGNGGSSCDASHIAAELVVRYKSGNERRALPALALNADSAVLTACSNDYGYEFVFSRQVEAFGKPGDLLVGLSTSGNSKNVIAAMEAAKKIGMKTISFLGGDGGKMKGMADLDLIIPRKETARIQESHILIGHILCSIVEYELFQLG